From Caulobacter segnis, a single genomic window includes:
- the rpiA gene encoding ribose-5-phosphate isomerase RpiA, with protein MSADDQKRISGEAAAELVETGMVVGLGTGSTAAWFVKALAARGLKDIRGVPTSEATANLARELGIPLAALDDVKTIDLTVDGADEIGPGLSLIKGGGAALLREKLVWEASSRCVVIADAAKKVDVLGKFPLPIEVVRFGHVHTSWRLADIAAEFDLPPPRLRQADRGMVVTDGGNLIYDMASGTIAEPPALAAALKSITGVVDHGLFLDLADEALIGTDQGVVRLVP; from the coding sequence ATGAGCGCCGACGACCAGAAGCGCATCTCGGGCGAAGCCGCCGCCGAGCTCGTCGAGACCGGCATGGTGGTCGGCCTGGGCACCGGCTCGACGGCCGCCTGGTTCGTCAAGGCGCTGGCGGCGCGCGGCCTGAAGGACATCCGCGGCGTGCCGACCTCCGAGGCCACGGCCAACCTGGCGCGTGAACTGGGCATCCCGCTGGCGGCGCTGGACGACGTCAAGACCATCGACCTGACCGTGGACGGCGCCGACGAGATTGGCCCTGGGCTCTCCCTGATCAAGGGCGGCGGCGCGGCCTTGCTGCGCGAGAAGCTGGTCTGGGAGGCCTCCAGTCGCTGCGTCGTCATCGCCGACGCCGCCAAGAAGGTCGACGTCCTGGGCAAGTTCCCGCTGCCGATCGAGGTTGTCCGCTTCGGTCACGTCCACACCAGCTGGCGCCTGGCCGACATCGCCGCCGAGTTCGACCTGCCGCCGCCGCGCCTGCGCCAGGCCGATCGGGGCATGGTGGTCACCGATGGCGGCAACCTGATCTACGACATGGCCTCCGGGACGATCGCCGAACCACCGGCCCTGGCCGCGGCGCTGAAGAGCATCACCGGCGTGGTCGACCACGGCCTGTTCCTGGACCTGGCCGACGAAGCCCTGATCGGCACGGATCAGGGTGTGGTGCGCCTGGTTCCCTGA
- the glmU gene encoding bifunctional UDP-N-acetylglucosamine diphosphorylase/glucosamine-1-phosphate N-acetyltransferase GlmU, whose amino-acid sequence MTDSVSNLTRPRAAVILAAGQGTRMKSPTPKVLHRLAGRTLLDHAIDAAEGLGCERIIVVVGAHSPQVGESARKRLGPNAMVVQDPPLGTGHAVLAAKDALADFDGDVVVTYADCPLTTASVIAPLFDQRAHGADVAVLGFEAANPTGYGRLILAPGHVLLRIVEEKDADLATKQVKHCNSGVLAADRATLFSLLADVRNDNSKGEYYLTDIVGLAHDRKLSTRAAFAPEPSVQGVNSQGELAAAEAVWQKARRNALMVEGVTMTAPDTVHLSWDTQVAGGAVVEPFVVFGPGVSVASGAVIKAFSHLEGAVVGEGALIGPYARLRPGAEIGPEAHIGNFVEVKKVKIGAGAKANHLSYLGDGSVGEKANIGAGTIFCNYDGFEKFETHVGKGAFIGSNSALVAPVRVGDGAMTGSGSVITQDVEDGALALSRPEQKIKAGWATKFRAMKQAKKDKKA is encoded by the coding sequence ATGACTGATTCCGTCTCCAACCTCACCCGCCCCCGCGCCGCCGTGATCCTGGCCGCCGGTCAAGGCACGCGGATGAAGTCGCCGACGCCCAAGGTGCTGCACAGGCTGGCCGGCCGCACGCTGCTGGATCACGCGATCGACGCCGCCGAGGGGCTGGGCTGCGAGCGGATCATCGTCGTGGTCGGGGCGCACAGCCCTCAGGTGGGCGAGAGCGCTCGCAAGCGCCTGGGTCCGAACGCGATGGTCGTCCAGGATCCGCCGCTGGGCACCGGCCACGCCGTGCTGGCGGCCAAGGACGCCCTGGCCGATTTCGACGGCGACGTGGTCGTCACCTACGCCGACTGTCCGCTGACCACCGCGTCGGTGATCGCGCCGCTGTTCGATCAGAGGGCCCATGGCGCCGACGTCGCGGTGCTGGGCTTCGAGGCCGCCAATCCGACCGGCTACGGCCGCCTGATCCTGGCGCCGGGCCATGTGCTGCTGCGTATCGTCGAGGAGAAGGACGCGGACCTGGCGACCAAGCAGGTCAAGCACTGCAATTCCGGCGTGCTGGCCGCCGACCGCGCCACGCTGTTCAGCCTGCTGGCCGATGTCCGCAACGACAACAGCAAGGGCGAATACTATCTGACCGACATCGTCGGCCTGGCCCATGACCGCAAGCTGTCGACCCGCGCGGCCTTCGCGCCGGAGCCCTCGGTTCAGGGCGTCAATTCGCAAGGCGAGCTCGCGGCCGCCGAGGCCGTCTGGCAGAAGGCGCGCCGCAACGCCCTGATGGTCGAGGGCGTCACCATGACCGCCCCCGACACCGTTCACCTGTCGTGGGACACCCAGGTCGCCGGTGGCGCGGTCGTCGAGCCGTTCGTCGTGTTCGGTCCCGGGGTCAGCGTCGCGTCCGGCGCGGTGATCAAGGCCTTCAGCCACCTGGAAGGCGCGGTCGTGGGCGAGGGGGCGTTGATCGGCCCGTATGCCCGCCTGAGGCCGGGCGCCGAGATCGGGCCCGAAGCCCACATCGGCAACTTCGTGGAGGTGAAGAAGGTCAAGATCGGCGCGGGCGCCAAGGCCAACCACCTGAGCTATCTGGGCGACGGCTCGGTGGGCGAGAAGGCCAATATCGGGGCCGGTACGATCTTCTGCAATTACGACGGCTTCGAGAAGTTCGAGACCCATGTCGGCAAGGGCGCCTTCATCGGCTCCAACAGCGCCCTGGTCGCGCCCGTGCGGGTGGGCGACGGGGCCATGACCGGCTCGGGCTCGGTGATCACCCAGGACGTCGAGGATGGAGCCCTGGCCCTGTCGCGTCCGGAACAGAAGATCAAGGCCGGGTGGGCGACCAAGTTCCGCGCCATGAAACAAGCCAAGAAGGACAAGAAGGCATGA
- a CDS encoding phosphoglycolate phosphatase has protein sequence MSQLHDLKEALFGATIAFDLDGTLVDTAPDLVGALNTILAQESLPPLPFDEVRLMVGRGARALLERGFAAAGSPLDAESAPPLVERFIAHYLTRIAQESAPFPGVVQVLADLKAAGARLVVCTNKLTNLSDALLEAVGLLPFFDAVIGADSAPAAKPDGRHVAAAIAAVGGDIGRAVMIGDSVNDALGARNAGVPSVLVSFGYTEDPVETLGADLVIHSFLDVPEACISLLTSCPAPNTGL, from the coding sequence ATGAGCCAGCTTCATGACCTGAAAGAGGCCCTGTTTGGGGCGACGATCGCCTTCGACCTCGACGGCACCCTGGTCGACACCGCCCCCGACCTGGTGGGCGCGCTGAACACCATCCTGGCCCAGGAATCCCTGCCGCCCCTGCCGTTCGACGAGGTGCGGCTGATGGTCGGTCGCGGCGCCCGCGCCTTGTTGGAGCGCGGCTTCGCCGCCGCCGGTTCGCCGCTGGACGCCGAGAGCGCGCCTCCACTGGTCGAGCGCTTCATCGCCCACTACTTGACCCGCATCGCGCAGGAGAGCGCCCCTTTCCCTGGCGTGGTCCAGGTCCTGGCCGACCTAAAGGCGGCCGGCGCGCGGCTGGTGGTCTGCACCAACAAGCTGACCAATCTGTCGGACGCCCTGCTGGAGGCGGTCGGCCTGCTGCCGTTCTTCGACGCGGTGATCGGGGCCGACAGCGCCCCCGCCGCCAAGCCCGACGGCCGCCATGTCGCCGCCGCCATCGCGGCCGTGGGCGGCGACATCGGCCGCGCCGTGATGATCGGCGACAGCGTCAACGACGCTCTCGGCGCCCGCAACGCTGGCGTCCCCAGTGTGCTGGTCTCATTCGGCTACACCGAGGATCCGGTCGAAACGCTGGGGGCCGATCTGGTCATCCACAGCTTTTTGGACGTGCCCGAGGCCTGCATCTCGCTTTTGACCTCTTGCCCCGCGCCGAACACCGGGCTATAG
- a CDS encoding helix-turn-helix domain-containing protein: MRDPILPRLGAAIRRERDRRGMNQTQLAARVGRPTPRISELETDLLRDRSGHGRLALLAEVCDALDLALVAVPREMLERVETLLRATPSRRGHPNQASLFDELFVDLSDAGQARAAELDEEPR, from the coding sequence ATGCGTGACCCCATTCTCCCCCGACTGGGCGCGGCAATCCGCCGAGAACGCGATCGACGCGGCATGAACCAGACACAGCTGGCCGCACGGGTCGGCCGTCCCACGCCGCGGATTTCCGAGCTCGAGACCGATCTGTTGCGCGATAGGTCTGGCCACGGCCGGCTGGCCTTGCTGGCCGAGGTCTGCGACGCGCTCGATCTGGCGCTGGTGGCTGTGCCGCGCGAGATGCTCGAACGTGTCGAGACGCTGCTGCGAGCCACACCGTCTCGTCGCGGCCATCCCAATCAGGCCTCGCTGTTCGACGAGCTCTTCGTCGACCTGTCCGACGCTGGTCAAGCGCGAGCGGCTGAGCTCGATGAGGAGCCGCGATAA